TATATAAAAGCAAAAATCGGTGATAAGGCTTATGCCAAAAAAGATGGAACTTGGTACGAGTATTATTATCAAGGAGATACAAATCCTCCTTGGGTTGCAGTATATTTAGGTACAGCTATTAGCGCAGCTGATGAAGATGAAAATATTGAGGATTTAATACTTTCTTATATTCCTGATGCAAAAGATTTAGTTTTTAGACAAGATGGTGGATGTATGCTAGCAAATGGAGATATCTTTTGTTGGGGTAACAACAAGTATAAAAAAGCTGGGATTGAAAACTACGGACAATTAGACACTTCTTTAAGTCCAGATTACGTTAATACTCCTGTAATGTTAAAAGTTCAAATTGATGATACAACTGAAATTAATGGTATAACTAGATATGACAAGAATTGGTACAATAATCCATATAGAGTAAAATTTGAAAAGATGAGTATGAATAGTACTAATGTATGTGGAATATCACCAATTTTTTCATATTCAGTTGATGGGATTGCAAAAAAAATTGGAGGAGATTTATACTGTAATGGTAGTATTTCTTCTACATATTTTGAAGATATAGAAGAAGAGGTTAAAAGTACTTCAATTTTAAAAAAGAATAGATTTTTTGCTTTAGGAAAAGATGATAAATTAAATAATGATAATGAAATATATTTGCAAGATATTGTGATGGTTGAAGACACAGCTGCAGTATTGTCAGAATCAGGAGATATTTATACTTTTGGACGAAATTATAAAGGCGCTCTAGGAATAGGAAGTGATGATAAGTTTATAATAGAAAATACTCCACAGAAAATTGATACAGATATTATTTTTGAAAAAATCTTTGCCCTTCGAGACATAAAAGGATTTGGAGCTATTGATGAAGATAACTATTTTTGGATTTGGGGAGAGCGACCAAATGGTACTATTTATAATGAACCTACACTTTTAGATACCAGTAAAAGATTTGATAAAGATGCAATTTTTGTAAATACAAATGAGTTTGTCTTAAAAGGTGTTGATAATGTCTTTTATAAAACAACAGAAGATAATTCTATTAGTTCGTTATCAGAAATTCCAAGCAGTGCAATAAGTGTATCTATTTATGGAGATTTTTATACATATGTTAATGAAGATTTAGAGTTAAAAGGAAGTGCTAACTTACTTAAATGTATGCAATCAAATGAAATTTATGAATGTAGTGATGAGAATAAAAATATTTTTGCTTTGGCTATTGATAAACTAAATGAAAAATCAAATACAATAAATGGAAAAGATTTTGCAAACTTTTCAAATGTTTCTATTTTTAAATTAGATAGTGTAATAAAAGAAGAATTTGAAGATTTTGAAGATATTTCGAAAATAGATATTTCAGAAGAAACAGGATGGAAGGTGAAAAACAAATCTGATGATAGTGAAATAGCACTTGATTCCTTTAGAACTTCATATCCACCAACTAATATATCTGCACAAGATGGACCTGATGATGCAGAGAGAATCGATCCTTCTAGAATTCTAGGAATAATTAAAGTTGGAACAGAATATGTGGAAAAAACATACAATTTAGGTATTGAATATGCAAATAATGAAGTTGAAGTAGAGTTCGATTTCTTTGAGATTGATTCTTGGGATTATGAGAAATTTAATGTTGAATTAAATGGTGTTAACTTTATTGAGGACGGTTTTATTCATGATGATCATGAGGTATTTACTGACTCGAGTGATACGGGAATAGCAGTTAAAAATTTAGTTACTGTATATACTCAAACTGGTGAAAATCGTAAATATAATGATGAAAAATATCACTATAAATTAAGACATAAGTTAAATTCTAGTGGAGATTTAACAGTGAAATTTAGTACAAGATTATTAGTTCCGCCTGAACCTGGAGCATCTTCTGATAATGCAAATTATAATTATCTAGTTCAAGGACTAGCAGATGAATCTTGGGGAATTGATAATGTACATGTAAAAGTAAAAGAAACAAATAAAAAATTTGTGTGTGCAATGACAGGTTTTGCTAGTAACTCGCAAATGTATTGTTGGGGTAACACTGCAAGGAGTATACCTATTTTAAGCACATCTTTATATGATATGAGTAAAATAAATACTGTAAATAAATTATTTATTACTCAAGAGAATGAGAAAAAAGAAAAAATGTCTTACAGTCAATTTAATTCAATTGGTGAAAATGATTCTGAAGGGAATTTATTCCTTAAGTTTCCTACTTATATTGGAGGATTTGATTATGGTTTTTATTTTAAATAAGGGAAAAGAATGCATTATGCTTTAAGAAATGTTTCATTAATCACAATTGCTGTTTTCATGTTAACTGCTTGTTCAACAAAGAGTTATCACAATGAGATGACTACAGATGTTGAAAAGTTAGTTAATGAAAAAAGTTATGATAGAGTTAGAAACTCATACTCTGAAGAATTAGTATCAGAAAAAAATAAAAATAAAGAGTTTATAGATATTTTAAGTGACAAGTCACTAGGAGATGTTTTAAAAGAGTTAGAATTAATTGATGGTAATTTTTACTATTTAAAAAGTAGTGATATTTTAGTTCCTAAAAGTAGAATGAAGATTCATAATATGGCTGAATTAAATCAGTATTTAAATGCTGTACTTGATAAAGAACTTTTTATAAAAAAGAATGGTTCAATATATCTAGTTAAACTTTTAAGTACAAGTGAAACAAAAAAACAATCAATTAAAGATATTCCTTTTAAGTTAAACGGTCAAATTTCAGTTGAAGAATTAATTAAATTAATAACTGCAGAATCTGGTTATGAAGTTTCAATTGGAAATTATATAAAAGACAAAGATGACTTCCAAAATAGTATTGTTTCTGTGAGATCTAAAAACTTAATAAATGCAATTAATTCTCTTGCTCATGCAAAAAATGTATATGTTGATATTGATTATGATAAAGAGATGATTAATATAAAAAGATATAAAGATGTTGTTGTTGAGTTAAATATTCCATTATTAAATATTACAACTACAAATGAAACGTCATCAAGTGAGACTAGTGGTGAAAGTAAAGTTGAAAATAGTTCAGAAATTATTCTTTATGATGAGCTAGATAAAATGATGAAAAATATAATTGGTAATGATTCTATTTCTACATACCATATAGATAAAGCAAGTGGTCTTATTTTTATGAAAGCAACTAAGACTGTTGAGTCAGCAGTTAGAACAATTGCAAAAGCATATGAAGATAGTTTTGCAAGAGAAGCTACTATTGTATTTGAAAGAATTGAGCTAGTTTTAAATAAAAGTAGAGAATATGGAATTGGTTCTGTTTCAAGAACAGCAGGTGCATCAGATTCTACTGGTGTTACAAAATCCTTAGCAACAGAAGGTGCCATCTCATTTCTTAACCAAGGTGCAACTAGATTGTTACAAGTTACAGGAACAATTGATAATCAAATAGGAAAAATTTTAAACTATAGTAAAAATGTAATGGTATTAAAAAATAATATTCCTTCTGTTCAATCAATTAGTCAAAATACAGACTATATAGAAAAAATTGAAACAACTGTTAATGATAATGTAACAACTTCAGAAGCTACTGTAAATACAATTAAAGATGGTACTTCAATAACTGCAATGGCTAAGATATCAAGAGATAAACTATTTTTAAATATTACTCCTAATATTAAAAAACTTATAAGTATTTCAGAGGCAACTGTTGGTGATTCTACTATTCAATTACCAGAATATAAAGACCAAAGTTACAATATTTCAAGAGAGATAAAAGTTGGTGAGACTTCAATTGTTGGTTCTATAATTGTTCATGATGATGCAAAAGAGTATGAAGGTATACTTCCTTTAGAAGGTTTTGCAATTGGTGGTAGTGATTCAAAATCTTATGTAAGAAGAGAAATAGTGTATGTTGTTTCTGTAGAAAGTATTAAAGGCTTCTAATAATGAGTATGTTTGCAGATCCATATGAACAATTCTTACTAGATTATTTAGTAACAAAACTAGAAAATGGATCTAATACTAGAAAAGCTTTACTTTTGTATAAAGAACAAATCACAAAAGAAACAAGATTTAAAAAGAGACTTGATGCTGCTATTAAAGATATGGAAATAGGAAAGCATAAGCTTGAAGCAATTTTGCATAAAAACAAGTTTTTAAATGACTTTCAATACAGCCTAGTAGTAAATAGTACTAATACTGTTGATGGTTTAAAACTTGTACAATCTTTTGAAAAAGCAAACTCTAATTTATTACCTAAGATGATTAATCCTATATTTGTTCCATTATCAATCATTATTTTTTCTTTTTATGGTTTGATTTTATATTTAGGAATGCTTGAAAAAGATTTAGTTGGTTTACGAAAACTAAACTCTGATGTAGAATCTTTTTTAGGAATTCCTGCATATTTTACTTATGATTTTGCATATATAGGACTTGGTATTTCTATTTTTATTACTTTATTTATACTACTTGGATACATATACACAGAAAAATATAAGCCAGCTTGGTTATATAAAGTCTTTAAAACTCAATGTTATTCAGATGGTAGATTTATGTTTAGAATTTTAAATGGTATGTTAAGTGCAGGTATTTCATTTCACAAGACATCATTAATTCTTTCAAAAGATTACTTTAAAGTAGGACTTCGTCCATTTTTTGCAGAACTTGCTGATATTATTAATAAGAATAAAAAATTATTCTTGGTTTTTGAAAAGTATAACTTCCCACCCTTAATTACAGCAGATATCAAATTATCAGAATTAAGTAAAACAAGCTTTGCTGATGTTACAAAAGCACTATATCAAACATGTGATACAATGTATGAAAAAAATATTGCATATATGGTTATTCAGTGGAGACTGATTTTTTGGTTAATAGCTATGCTTGTTACAGTAATAATAGGTTCAGATATTATAAATTTAGTTATAAGTACATTTACTTTTAAAACTCTGTACCAATAAGAAGAAAAAATGATAAAAAATTTAATTAAAAAATACAAATCAAAAAAACTTTCACTTTTAAATAAAAAGAGTAAAAAAATTAATATAAAAGAATATATTAAAGAAAAAAAGAGTTTAGTTACTGAATATGTGAAAAAAGAAGATGAGAAAGATGCTGTATTATCAACACTAATTGAAGATGTAATAAAAGAAAAGTTTAATTTTGCAGGTGGTTATGGAGATTTAATTGCAAACGAATCTAAGTATGCAGAGTTTGTTAGAGGATTAGGTTATGAATATTATGCTTCATATAATGAATTATCAAAATTATATCAAGATACATCATTTCAATTAGATGAGAGAAAATTAGAATTTTGTACAACTATGTATATTATTACACTTGAAGATAAGAAAACTAAAAATAAAGTTCTAGGAATTAGAGATGTCGTAAATTTAGATTTTGATGTTTTAAGTAAATTCTATTTTACAAAAATTGTAGTTTTAGGTGAGGGTGTATTATCTTCAGTATTTGGAGAAGACAGAGAGATTATATTTGGTTCTGGTGCAGATACTGATAATGATGATGAAATTAATAAATATTTTGACAAGATGATGGGTCAAGCCATTTTACTTGGTGCTTCTGATATACATATTCAAAAGACAAATAGATATGCTTCTTTATGGTTTAGAATTGATGGTATTAAAGTTGATATGGGAACAATGCCAATTGCAATTGCAAAAACAATTAAAAGAAGACTTGTTACTATGGCTGATCAAGAAGATTCTGATTTTGAATCAATTAATGGTGTTATAAACTATGATTATGGAAAGAAAAATATTAAATTCAGACTTGGTCTTATTAACTCTAAATTAAACTTTTCATTAGTTATGAGAATGATTGGTGGAAAAGGTGTTGTTTCTCATAATTTAAGGGGTCTTAATTATCCAGATGAAACAGTTGATATTCTTGATAACTTAACAAAATACTCAAATGGTATGATTCTAATTACTGGACAAGTTGGTTCTGGTAAAACTCACTTAATGTATGCACTTTTACAACAACTTGCAAAACAGCAGCAATATGTAATTACTATTGAAGATCCTGTTGAGTATGTTGATGAATCTTTCTTCCAAATTGACTTATCAGAGTTTGCAAGTGCTAGTGAAGAGTTTAAATATGGTTACCCTGAAGCAGTAGTTGATATTCTAAGACAAGATTCAAATATTATTCTAATTGGGGAAACAAGAGAACCAGAAACTGCATCACAACTTGTAAATGCATCAAACTTAGGACAGTTAGTATTCTCTACTATGCATACGAACTCAGCACCTGCTACAGTATCAAGAATGACAAGTTCATTAGGTATTAATGAAGGGGATGTTGTAGATAACTTAAGAGGTATTGTATCTCAAAGATTAGTACGTAAACTTTGTGATTATTGTAAGATTGAAGATGGTGAAGGTGGTTATAAAAAAGTTGGTTGTGAAGAGTGTAATAGTAGTGGATTTAAAGATAGGGTTCCTATTGCTGAGGTTATTAGATTCAAATTAGGATTTGGTGGAGATTTTGAGAATCCAGCTGAATATATGACAGTTGAAAAAGCATGTATGGCACAATATCATGCTGGTCTCATTACTAAAGCTGATGCAACTGCAATAATCAAAGGGGAGGAAGTATGGTACGATTAGTAGTAACAGATTTCCAAACTAAAGAAGACAATGAAACTTTCTATCTTAATGATGAATTTGATATTTCTCAGAAAATGTTCACTTATGATTCTTTTAAAAAACATAGTGTATATTTATCAAAGTATGAGGTTACAAATACAATATACTCTTTGAATTTATTATCAAGAAAATATTTAAATAAAAACCAATTATTAGTACATATTACAGATAGTGAATATTTTATATTGTTTAATCATAAAACTGTATATTCCGCAAAGATAAATCAAAACTTTATTACTGATGATATTATAAAATCAATTCTTATTACAAAACATATTGCGATGCTTTCAAGTGGTGGTAGTATAAAAAAATATTACTATGTGATTAGTTCAAAATATAAAAGTGCAGTTGAAAATATTTTAAAGCAGAATACAAAAAATGAAAAAAATGAGGAGATAGCTTATAGTTTAGGTAATGTTGAAGAACTAGTTAAACCTTTAAATGAGCTAGATACTTTTAAGTCACATTCTGCAAAAAATATTTTTGTTTTATTCTTTGTAATATTAATGGCATGGGTTATGTTTTTTGGTTTAGAGCAATTAACAAAAAAATATATTTATAAAGAGCCTTTAGAAAAACTAAAAAGAGAAATAAAGATTGAAAAAAGATTAATACAAAGACAAAAGATTTTATTAAATAGAACTAATAAAAAATATAAAGAATTAACTGATTGTATTACTCCTATTGAGGTGAAGAATGATTAGTATTAATAGTAAAAGATTTAAACTAATTATAAAATATGGTTTGATTATATTTGTTGTTTATCTTATTGGGTTTGTCTTCTTTAAGTTAGCAAGTTTTTTTAAACTAGCATATGAAAAAGACCAGTTAACAACTGAGCTTCAAAGTAAAAAACAAGAAACACTTAGTTTAAAAAGAAAAGTTGTAAATGTAAAAGCTAAAATGGTAGAAGTTGAATCTAAATATATTAAAAAAGAGGAAATTGATACTAAAATAAAAGACATATATAAAAGAATGTCAGTATTAGATTATAATTTAAAATTTTTAGATTCAAAAAAAATGTGTATTGATAACTATATAATAGTTACACAATTAACAGCAAGAAGTGAAAAAGGATTAAGAGCAGGTGAGGGAATTTTATCTTATTTAGGTGAGATGAAAAAGAGTGAAAATAATAATACTATTTATTTTGTAAATTATATATCAAAGCCAAAGGATATTAAAAAATGATTTTTATTAAATTTTTTATTTTATTTTTACTATCATCATCTTTGTATTCAAATGAGATGTACTTTGATAATATATCTTTATCTAAAATAAAAAAAGTAATAAAAAAAGAAGAGCAAATTGCAAAAGCATATAAAACTTATGTTCTTAAAAATGCTTTAAAACCAACTTCTATTTCTAGTTTGGCAACTTATTTACCAGATGGTTTTAGTTATTCAAATTTATTTGGACAATCAATTTCTTTAGATGACACGAACACTTATATCATAAGTTTAATTCCTTCAAATGTAAAATCATCACTATATGATAAGTACTATTCAAATGAAAATAGAGTTTATTCAAAAGCACCACTTAGTAAAGAAAATCATAATGTTTCAATTGTATTTTCTTCTAAAGAAGAGTATATTTTTAATAACTTGAGTTTAATTACTACAGATGATACATTGATTAAGAATAAATATTTATTAGATGATAAGGGAGTTCTTCATTGGTATGATGATAATGGAGATATATTATACTCTTTTGATGAAAAAATTATAGTTTATCCAACAGCTAATATGATTGATAATGGAAGTATTTCTTCAGAATTTAAAAATATTTTAGATAATGCTAATACATCTTTATCTCCAGGTCAACAGATATTTAATATGGAAGATGGCATAGCTCAAGAATATATTAATATTGGTGGAGACATAGGTATTATTAAACTTGGTGATACTACAAGAGATATTGGAGAGACAATTATCCAATTTACTAGACGTGCTGGTGGAATGATAGTAAATGGAGATATTTATACTTGGGGAAATAATGCAAATCAAATTGTAGGATTAGGTACAAATAATTTTACAGGTTCTTCAGATAGTTATTATAAGTATCCAGTTATTACAGGTCTTATAAGAGCAAAAGCAAAAACATATAATAGTGATATTGATGATAAGAACTACTTCTCATCCCCTTTGAGACCAAAATTTGTAGATTTTTTCTCTACAGTTTATCATAGTACTTGTGGCGTTACAGTAGAAGGTGCTATATATTGTGGAGGAGCAAAAGGAAGTGCTGTTTCTTTTGGTAATAATTTTACTCACATAGTAAATTCAGATGGAAGCCTTGTTAATAGTACAGATCCAGAAATGTTATACAGAAGTAGATATTTTGATGGAAGTACTACAGATAAAAGTGCAAAAAAAATGTTTGCAAATAATCAATTATGGCTTATTCTATCTCAAGATGGCGATATTTATAGATGGGGTTATGATCATAGTTCTGGATTTTCAGGTAATGGAAGTACTCAATTTAATTATTATAATAGAGATACAAATAAAGATCCTGAAAAAATAAGTGTTAGTAACAATGGTACAAGTGTAAACTTTGATGACATAACATATCTTTTAACAATAGGATATAGAAAAATGGGTGCCTTATCACAAGA
This sequence is a window from Poseidonibacter parvus. Protein-coding genes within it:
- a CDS encoding GspE/PulE family protein, whose translation is MIKNLIKKYKSKKLSLLNKKSKKINIKEYIKEKKSLVTEYVKKEDEKDAVLSTLIEDVIKEKFNFAGGYGDLIANESKYAEFVRGLGYEYYASYNELSKLYQDTSFQLDERKLEFCTTMYIITLEDKKTKNKVLGIRDVVNLDFDVLSKFYFTKIVVLGEGVLSSVFGEDREIIFGSGADTDNDDEINKYFDKMMGQAILLGASDIHIQKTNRYASLWFRIDGIKVDMGTMPIAIAKTIKRRLVTMADQEDSDFESINGVINYDYGKKNIKFRLGLINSKLNFSLVMRMIGGKGVVSHNLRGLNYPDETVDILDNLTKYSNGMILITGQVGSGKTHLMYALLQQLAKQQQYVITIEDPVEYVDESFFQIDLSEFASASEEFKYGYPEAVVDILRQDSNIILIGETREPETASQLVNASNLGQLVFSTMHTNSAPATVSRMTSSLGINEGDVVDNLRGIVSQRLVRKLCDYCKIEDGEGGYKKVGCEECNSSGFKDRVPIAEVIRFKLGFGGDFENPAEYMTVEKACMAQYHAGLITKADATAIIKGEEVWYD
- a CDS encoding RCC1-like domain-containing protein, with translation MKFLLLLLLLINISFANSQNISRMNALKKVIQKEEYIALAINKYILQTGTIPKTNLNKLDWEKLDHEDYLGESFNKKNPLTSEDIDVYYDTQTYNFFIRGVVVDIGTEEEPESSYDEDLKYLYNFYKSRIFRVNTIAPLDTTEEKLKKGSQVLYSSTQKEIIKILSSTSDNTIKLDSQECEVSSYYYELKGKELTYKYCKTVDNPITVYQDSPIYVEDYTELEYIKAKIGDKAYAKKDGTWYEYYYQGDTNPPWVAVYLGTAISAADEDENIEDLILSYIPDAKDLVFRQDGGCMLANGDIFCWGNNKYKKAGIENYGQLDTSLSPDYVNTPVMLKVQIDDTTEINGITRYDKNWYNNPYRVKFEKMSMNSTNVCGISPIFSYSVDGIAKKIGGDLYCNGSISSTYFEDIEEEVKSTSILKKNRFFALGKDDKLNNDNEIYLQDIVMVEDTAAVLSESGDIYTFGRNYKGALGIGSDDKFIIENTPQKIDTDIIFEKIFALRDIKGFGAIDEDNYFWIWGERPNGTIYNEPTLLDTSKRFDKDAIFVNTNEFVLKGVDNVFYKTTEDNSISSLSEIPSSAISVSIYGDFYTYVNEDLELKGSANLLKCMQSNEIYECSDENKNIFALAIDKLNEKSNTINGKDFANFSNVSIFKLDSVIKEEFEDFEDISKIDISEETGWKVKNKSDDSEIALDSFRTSYPPTNISAQDGPDDAERIDPSRILGIIKVGTEYVEKTYNLGIEYANNEVEVEFDFFEIDSWDYEKFNVELNGVNFIEDGFIHDDHEVFTDSSDTGIAVKNLVTVYTQTGENRKYNDEKYHYKLRHKLNSSGDLTVKFSTRLLVPPEPGASSDNANYNYLVQGLADESWGIDNVHVKVKETNKKFVCAMTGFASNSQMYCWGNTARSIPILSTSLYDMSKINTVNKLFITQENEKKEKMSYSQFNSIGENDSEGNLFLKFPTYIGGFDYGFYFK